The region GCGGGCGCCGGCTATGGCTCCGGTCATGCAGGCGATGGTGTCGGCATCGCCGCCGAGGCTGACCGCCTCTATCACGGCATCCTCGAAAGAGTCGGGATGGCGCAGGGCGCAGCAGATAGCTGCCGGGACAGAGTTGAAAGCTTCGATGCCGTTACCGAGGGTGGCGGCAATCTCTTCGGCATCCCTTGTTTCAAGCAGGGTCTCAAGATCAGCCAGCTTCTGCCGGTAGATCTCTTCTTCGGCGTGTTTCCTAAGCTGCTTCAGG is a window of Bacillota bacterium DNA encoding:
- a CDS encoding ADP-ribosylglycohydrolase family protein, whose translation is LKQLRKHAEEEIYRQKLADLETLLETRDAEEIAATLGNGIEAFNSVPAAICCALRHPDSFEDAVIEAVSLGGDADTIACMTGAIAGARLGIEAIPKEWLDKLENKNHFEKLANNFGTH